The Bacillota bacterium genome has a window encoding:
- a CDS encoding dehydrogenase gives MLKELTEVLQRVAARLFNEGVELFIGYEAGSLPAKARPLFATRQEETAALIFDPFCVNNLVKYLARHPNTKTAVMVKGCDAGAVDRLVQERNLDRSMITVVGVPCGGMLAREKLLPDLPADVRIELAEDRGNAYMVRTQKGEQVFDKKSYLMEKCLTCTQNNPAGADLMLGKEAPPVADQSRDPLQEVKGIETLAPAEKAAFWDRLLGRCLRCYACREVCPACSCTQCCFEQAVPGWQQGATWLSKAVTLAENYQYHLVRAFHVAGRCAGCAECERVCPVRIPLMLLNKKLGKDIESLFDPTPPDAPTALYTYSPGDKDDFS, from the coding sequence ATGTTGAAAGAGCTGACTGAAGTCCTGCAGCGGGTAGCGGCCCGGTTGTTCAACGAAGGGGTCGAGCTTTTTATCGGTTACGAGGCCGGAAGCCTTCCGGCGAAGGCACGCCCTCTTTTCGCCACCCGGCAGGAAGAGACTGCGGCTTTGATTTTTGATCCTTTTTGCGTCAATAACCTGGTAAAGTATCTTGCCCGCCATCCCAACACGAAAACGGCCGTAATGGTTAAGGGATGCGACGCCGGCGCCGTGGATCGTCTGGTCCAGGAAAGAAACCTTGACCGTTCGATGATAACGGTGGTGGGTGTCCCCTGCGGCGGGATGCTGGCGCGGGAAAAGCTGCTGCCGGATCTGCCCGCGGACGTTAGGATCGAGCTCGCGGAAGACCGGGGCAATGCGTATATGGTCCGCACCCAGAAGGGGGAGCAGGTCTTTGATAAGAAGTCTTACCTGATGGAGAAGTGCCTGACCTGCACCCAGAATAACCCGGCGGGAGCCGACCTGATGCTCGGCAAGGAGGCGCCGCCGGTGGCCGACCAGTCCCGGGACCCGTTACAAGAAGTGAAAGGGATAGAGACGCTTGCTCCCGCGGAAAAAGCGGCCTTCTGGGACCGCCTCCTCGGACGCTGCCTGCGGTGTTACGCCTGCCGGGAGGTTTGCCCGGCGTGCAGCTGCACCCAGTGCTGTTTCGAACAGGCGGTGCCGGGCTGGCAGCAGGGAGCGACCTGGCTCAGCAAGGCCGTAACCCTTGCCGAGAACTATCAATACCATCTTGTGCGGGCGTTTCATGTCGCGGGCCGCTGTGCCGGCTGCGCTGAATGTGAGCGGGTTTGTCCGGTGCGGATACCGTTGATGCTCCTGAATAAAAAGTTGGGCAAAGATATCGAGTCATTATTCGATCCTACACCGCCGGATGCGCCGACAGCGCTTTATACCTATTCTCCGGGTGACAAGGACGACTTTTCATAG
- a CDS encoding hydrogenase iron-sulfur subunit: protein MNEEAAWEPKIVAFLCNWCSYAGADLAGVSRMKYPANVRIIRVPCSSRVNPQFILRAFQNGADGVLIAGCHPGDCHYVTGNYFTRRRLMLFKRLLEYIGLEPERLKVRWVSASEGERFATTVREMVEGIKPLGPQKRVTKV, encoded by the coding sequence ATGAATGAAGAGGCCGCCTGGGAACCCAAGATCGTGGCTTTTCTCTGCAACTGGTGCAGTTATGCCGGCGCGGACCTTGCGGGGGTGAGCAGGATGAAATATCCGGCGAACGTCCGGATAATCCGAGTGCCCTGCTCCAGCCGAGTCAACCCGCAGTTTATCCTGCGCGCCTTTCAGAACGGTGCGGACGGGGTGCTGATTGCGGGTTGCCATCCGGGTGATTGCCATTACGTTACAGGGAATTATTTTACCCGCCGGCGGCTTATGCTCTTTAAACGGCTGTTGGAATACATCGGGCTTGAACCCGAGCGTTTAAAGGTACGGTGGGTCTCGGCGTCCGAAGGTGAACGTTTTGCGACCACAGTCAGGGAAATGGTAGAGGGGATTAAACCTCTCGGGCCGCAAAAGCGTGTCACGAAGGTTTAA
- a CDS encoding CoB--CoM heterodisulfide reductase iron-sulfur subunit A family protein, whose protein sequence is MPRIGVFVCWCGSNIGGVLKCPEIAEAAAAFPGVVHSVDYKYMCSDPGQNMILEAIKQHALDRVVVASCSPRLHEETFRQVLKRAGMNPYFLEMANLREHCSWVHPDTPEQAQRKAIDLVRRAAAKAARLEPLFPGRIPVVKRCMVIGGGIAGIQVALDVADAGLEVYLIEREPTIGGNMVKLDKTFPTLDCSACISTPKMVSVAQHPNIKMYTYAQVEEVSGYIGNFKARIRQKARFVDHTKCTGCGTCWSRCPVSVRDDFNMGLGERGAIYIPFPQAVPNKPVIDGAHCRHFTKGKCGACAKLCPADAIDYEQKDEFFEIEVGSIVVATGYGLFPWEKVYGEYGYGRYPDVVTGLAFERMVNASGPTGGKIQRPSSGKEPQTVVFIQCVGSRDEAKGKAYCSRFCCMYTAKHAHQVLEKIPGAEVYVFYIDIRTFGKGYEEFYRRVQDEGAVYIRGRVSKVYQDGSKLIVKGADTLLGEQVEIAADMVVLATGAVPSAGVSEVARMIGVSLDKDGFFQEAHPKLRPVETHTGGVFLAGACQGPKDIPDTVSQASGAAAKVCGLLSKEELETNPLVSRVNEALCTGCLACQPVCPYRAIQPVTITERLPGQPPRERVVARVNDGLCQGCGACTVACRATAIDLKGFTNKQLLAEVDALCL, encoded by the coding sequence TTGCCGAGAATCGGCGTTTTTGTGTGCTGGTGCGGTTCCAATATCGGCGGGGTGCTTAAGTGCCCTGAAATCGCTGAAGCGGCGGCTGCTTTCCCCGGCGTCGTTCACAGCGTCGACTACAAATACATGTGCAGCGACCCGGGACAGAACATGATTCTTGAGGCCATCAAGCAGCACGCCCTCGACAGGGTGGTTGTGGCTTCCTGCTCGCCGAGGCTGCATGAGGAAACGTTCCGGCAGGTGCTGAAACGCGCGGGGATGAATCCTTATTTCCTGGAGATGGCCAACCTGCGGGAACACTGTTCCTGGGTGCATCCCGATACGCCCGAACAGGCGCAGCGTAAGGCGATTGACCTGGTGCGCCGGGCCGCGGCGAAGGCCGCGCGTCTCGAACCTCTCTTCCCGGGCCGGATTCCCGTGGTCAAACGCTGCATGGTAATCGGCGGGGGTATCGCCGGTATCCAGGTCGCCCTCGACGTTGCGGACGCCGGGCTCGAGGTGTACCTGATTGAACGGGAGCCTACCATCGGCGGGAATATGGTGAAGCTGGACAAGACCTTTCCCACCCTAGACTGTTCGGCCTGCATAAGCACGCCGAAGATGGTGTCCGTTGCCCAGCACCCGAACATCAAGATGTATACTTACGCGCAGGTGGAAGAAGTCAGCGGCTATATCGGCAACTTCAAGGCGCGAATCCGGCAGAAGGCCCGGTTCGTGGACCATACAAAGTGTACGGGCTGCGGGACCTGCTGGTCGAGGTGCCCGGTAAGTGTTAGGGACGATTTCAACATGGGGCTCGGCGAGCGGGGAGCGATTTACATACCGTTCCCGCAGGCGGTCCCGAATAAACCCGTGATCGATGGCGCCCACTGCCGCCATTTCACGAAGGGAAAATGTGGCGCGTGCGCAAAACTCTGTCCGGCGGACGCGATCGACTACGAACAGAAGGATGAGTTCTTTGAAATAGAGGTGGGCTCGATCGTCGTAGCTACCGGTTACGGGCTGTTCCCGTGGGAGAAGGTTTACGGGGAATACGGCTACGGACGGTATCCGGATGTTGTTACCGGTCTCGCGTTCGAACGGATGGTGAACGCTTCCGGACCTACCGGCGGTAAGATACAGAGGCCTTCCAGCGGGAAAGAACCCCAGACGGTTGTTTTTATCCAGTGTGTGGGCTCCCGTGACGAGGCCAAGGGAAAGGCGTACTGCTCCAGATTCTGCTGCATGTACACCGCCAAGCACGCCCATCAGGTACTGGAAAAAATCCCGGGGGCCGAGGTCTACGTCTTCTATATCGACATACGGACCTTCGGTAAAGGATACGAGGAGTTTTACAGGCGCGTTCAGGATGAGGGCGCGGTCTATATCCGAGGGCGGGTTTCGAAGGTCTACCAGGACGGCTCCAAGCTGATCGTAAAGGGCGCCGACACCCTCCTCGGAGAGCAGGTGGAGATTGCGGCGGATATGGTGGTACTGGCCACCGGAGCGGTGCCTTCCGCCGGAGTCAGCGAGGTCGCGCGGATGATCGGCGTCTCGCTGGACAAGGACGGATTTTTCCAGGAGGCCCACCCGAAACTGCGCCCGGTGGAAACGCACACCGGCGGGGTTTTCCTGGCCGGCGCCTGTCAGGGGCCGAAGGATATCCCCGATACGGTTTCACAGGCCAGCGGCGCCGCCGCCAAAGTGTGCGGTCTCCTTTCTAAAGAAGAACTGGAGACAAACCCGCTGGTGAGCCGGGTTAACGAGGCGCTTTGTACCGGCTGCCTCGCCTGCCAGCCCGTTTGCCCGTACCGGGCCATTCAGCCGGTTACCATAACCGAGCGTTTACCGGGCCAGCCACCACGGGAGCGGGTGGTGGCCAGGGTGAACGACGGGTTGTGTCAGGGATGCGGCGCGTGTACCGTGGCGTGCCGCGCTACGGCGATAGATCTAAAAGGATTTACGAACAAGCAGCTCCTTGCGGAGGTTGACGCGCTTTGTCTGTAA
- a CDS encoding CoB--CoM heterodisulfide reductase iron-sulfur subunit B family protein: MRIGYYPGCSLQSTAKEYDRAARLVARHLGIQLVDLPDWNCCGASAAHSSDHFLAVALPARNLIIAEEMGIDVTVPCAACYQRLRIAHQELTRDEALNEKVAKFIGRRYKGTVKIYSLMETITGVGLEQLAAQVVRPLKDLRVGCYYGCLLVRPPGIGCDDPENPQLMERLLEVTKAEMPDWGYKNECCGASLIVGERNVALRLIRNILRNAVSAEATALACACPVCQSNLDSRQGQVNKEYGTNFAMPIFYFPQLLGLAMGLNPRDLGLETHFVKPQRVLKAVGG; encoded by the coding sequence ATGAGAATCGGATATTACCCGGGGTGTTCCCTGCAAAGCACCGCCAAAGAGTATGACCGTGCCGCCCGGTTGGTAGCCCGGCACCTCGGCATCCAGTTGGTTGACCTTCCGGACTGGAACTGCTGCGGGGCCAGCGCGGCCCACAGCTCCGACCATTTTCTGGCGGTGGCGCTTCCCGCCCGGAACCTTATTATTGCCGAGGAGATGGGGATCGACGTAACCGTTCCCTGCGCGGCCTGTTACCAGCGTCTTCGGATAGCGCACCAGGAATTGACCCGGGATGAGGCGCTCAATGAGAAGGTGGCGAAGTTCATAGGCCGCCGGTACAAGGGCACGGTAAAAATCTATTCCTTGATGGAGACCATAACCGGGGTCGGTTTGGAGCAGTTGGCCGCCCAGGTGGTGCGGCCGCTCAAAGATTTGCGGGTGGGCTGCTATTACGGCTGCCTTCTGGTCCGCCCGCCGGGCATAGGCTGCGATGATCCGGAGAACCCCCAGTTGATGGAAAGGCTGCTCGAGGTGACCAAAGCCGAGATGCCGGACTGGGGTTACAAAAACGAATGTTGCGGCGCTTCCCTGATTGTCGGTGAGCGTAATGTCGCGCTGCGCCTTATCCGGAACATACTCCGCAACGCCGTGAGCGCGGAGGCCACCGCTTTGGCGTGCGCCTGCCCGGTCTGCCAGAGCAACCTGGACAGCCGCCAGGGGCAGGTCAACAAGGAATACGGGACAAATTTTGCCATGCCGATCTTTTATTTCCCGCAACTGCTGGGCCTGGCCATGGGTCTCAACCCGCGCGACCTCGGCCTCGAAACCCACTTTGTAAAACCGCAGCGGGTCTTAAAGGCGGTCGGCGGATAG
- a CDS encoding 4Fe-4S dicluster domain-containing protein, with product MILGGKNKADSGFMQDIVRASGQETLSHCYQCGKCTAGCPAAFDMDYKPNQVIRLLQLGLKEQVLASRAIWVCAGCWTCSTRCPCNIGIAQVMDSLRIIARKEGTAGKGKSVIMFNDLFLQSVRRNGRVFELGVLLSHNFKSGKPFRDAELGRFMLSKGKLRLSAEKIKGTKVIRKLFSRPEKSPAESSGERVKE from the coding sequence ATGATTCTGGGCGGGAAAAACAAGGCCGATTCCGGTTTTATGCAAGACATAGTCCGGGCAAGCGGCCAAGAAACGCTGTCACATTGTTATCAGTGCGGAAAATGCACCGCGGGATGTCCCGCGGCTTTTGACATGGACTACAAACCAAACCAGGTGATTCGCCTCCTGCAGTTGGGCCTCAAGGAACAGGTGCTCGCTTCGCGGGCGATCTGGGTATGTGCGGGATGCTGGACATGTTCGACGCGCTGCCCCTGTAATATCGGTATCGCCCAGGTGATGGACAGCCTCCGTATTATCGCCCGAAAAGAAGGGACGGCCGGTAAGGGTAAGAGCGTTATCATGTTCAATGATCTGTTCCTGCAGTCGGTACGGCGGAACGGCAGGGTCTTTGAGCTGGGCGTGCTCCTGAGCCATAATTTCAAGAGCGGGAAACCCTTCCGCGACGCTGAACTTGGCAGGTTTATGTTGTCTAAGGGGAAGTTGCGTTTAAGCGCAGAAAAGATAAAAGGGACGAAGGTTATCAGAAAACTGTTTTCCAGACCGGAGAAGTCTCCGGCGGAATCTTCGGGGGAAAGGGTTAAAGAATGA